DNA from Pelobacter propionicus DSM 2379:
GGTTGTACTCGTCGCAGATGCGGCGCACCTCCCGGAAATAGTCCGACGAGGGGATGTTGACCCCGCTCTCCCCCTGGATCGGCTCCAGCATGATGGCGCAGGTGGCCGGCGTAATCGCCGCCTCCAGCGCCGCCGGGTCGTTGAAGGGGACGTGGCTGAAGCCGTGCAGCAGCGGATCGAAGAAGCGCTGCACCTTCTCCTGGCCGGTGGCGGAGACGGTGGCCATGGTGCGGCCGTGGAATGAGTCGGTGGCGGTGATGATGGCGAACCGCTCCGGTCCAAAATTGTCACGGCTGTACTTGCGGGCCAGCTTGATGGCCGCCTCGTTGGCCTCGGCCCCGCTGTTGCAGAAGAAGGCCTTGTCGGCAAAGGAGTTCTGGCAGAGCAGTTCAGCCAGTTCGATCTGGCGCGGTATCTGGTACAGGTTGGAGCAGTGGATCATCTCGCCGGCCTGGCGTCTCAGTGCCTCGACAACCTTGGGGGGGCAGTGCCCCAGGTTGTTGACCGCGATGCCGCCCAGGAAATCCAGATATTCCCTGCCGTCGGCATCCCACAGACGGCATCCCTCGCCGCGCAGCGGCACCAGCGGGAAACGTCCGTAGTTCTTCATGATGTACCTGTCCGATTTTTCGATCCACTGTTCAGAATTCATGGTTACCTCGCTGTCACTTTTGTATCTCGGTCCCGATGCCCACGTCGGTGAAGATCTCCAGCAGCACCGCGTGTTCCACCCGGCCGTCGATGATATGGGCCTTTTTCACCCCTTCTTCCAGGGCGTCGGCGCAACAGACCACCTTGGGGATCATGCCACCGGTGATGGCCTCCTCGCGGATCAGGCGATGCATGTCCGCCACGGCAATGCTGGAAAGGAGCTGCCCGGCCTTGTCCTTGACCCCTTCGATGTCGGTCAAAAGGATCAGTTTCTCGGCATTGAGCGCCGCCGCCACCCGGCCAGCCACCAGGTCGGCGTTGATGTTGTAGCTCTCCCCCTGGGGGCCCACCCCCACCGGCGCGATGACCGGGAGATAGTTGCCGTTTTCCAGTGCCTTGAGCAGGTCGGTGTTGACCTTGACCACGTCCCCCACATAGCCCATGTCCACCTGCTCCGTCGTGCCGTCATCACCGACCACATCCTGGAGCAGCTTTTTGGAGAGGAGCAGCGTACCGTCCTTGCCGGACAGACCGACGGCCCTGCCACCGTGCTGGTTCAGGTAGCCCACGACCTCCTTGTTGACCTGCCCCACCAGCACCATCTCCACCACCGCCATGGTCTCGCTGTCGGTGACCCGCATCCCTTTGACGAACTGGGAGACGATACCATAGCGCTTGAGGGTCTGGTTGATCTGCGGCCCACCGCCGTGGACGATGACCGCGTTGATCCCCAGCGACCTGAGCATGATCACGTCCAGGGCAAAAGACTCCTTCAGCTTCTCGTCGGACATGGCGTGGCCGCCGTACTTGATGACAAAGGTTTTTCCGGCAAAGCGCCTGATATAGGGGAGCGCCTCCATCAGGTTGTTTGCCTTCTCAATCAGTTTTTCCATGGGGTAGTCCTCTGCTGCAACGTTTGAAATTCGTCAGGTGACAACCGACTGCGTTCGTGCGGACGGGCTCTTTCTGTAACTCCAGGATTATTTCGCTACAGCCGATAAACTCGCCCTTCGGGCTCAGACAGTATCGGCTGTTGACGCTTCATTTCGCCAGGAATTACGACGAAAGAGCCCTGATGCACTCACTCCGGCGGTTGTCACCTGCCCTTTTCAGAATACAGCAAACCTGTATCGGGGTTGCCTGACTCCCGGCGCCGAAAAAAAAAGCCATCCGCAAAGGTGGCAGTCTAACGCAAAATAAACAAAACCTCAAAAACTTATTGCAGGGGAAGCACGATGGTGACGGTCGTTCCCGACCCGGGTTCGCTCTCCAGGGTGATTGCCCCTCCGTGCAGAAGGACGTATTCCCTGGCGTAGAACAGTCCCAACCCCAGGCCGCGCACCTGTCCGGTGCCGTCCGGATCCACCTGGTAGAACTTGTCGAACACCTTTTCCTGCTCCTCACGGGGGATGCCGGAGCCTGAATCGACGACAACGATCTTGATCTCGCCGTTACCCTGACAGAGGGCGACGGACACCCGGCCCGGCTCTGGTGAAAACTTGTAGGCGTTGTCGATGACCTGCTGGAGGGCGAAGGCGATCTTGCGGAGGTCGAGGTTCAAGGATTCTAGGGTGCTCGGTTCAAAAAACGTCTCCACACCCGGCTTGGCCTGGGACTCGGGTGACTCCTGCAGCGCGTTGGCCACCAGGGAGACGAGGTCGACCTTCTCAGGCCGCACCTCTTCTCCTCCCATTACCTGGCTGAACAGCAACAGCTCATCCACCAACCGCCCCAGATAGGAGGCTTCCTCACCGGCTGTGGCAATGGCCTGGCGGCAGCCGTTCGCGCCCGAGCCGCAGACGCTCTGATCGAGGTATTCCAGAATCAGCGAGATATTGGTGATCGGCGTGCGCAGCTTGTGGGAGATGAGGGAGAGGAAACCGCTTCTCAGGCACTCCAACCTCTTCTTATCAGCCGCCTCCGCCCGCAGGATCTTCCTGAAAAGCACCTTTTCAATGGATTCCCGCAGCTGCAGCTGGATGAACTGCTTGCAGATGAAGTCGTCCACCCCTTCCCTCAGGGACCTGAGCACGGTTTCCTGGTCGGCGCAAGCGCTCATGATGATCACCAGCGCATCGGGCTGAAGTCCCTTGATGCGCCTGAGCAGGTCGATGCCGCACTCACCCGGAATCTTCGCATCGGTCAGGACGAGGTCAACCGCTTCGTTCTCGAACATTTTCAGGGCTTCGGTACAGTTCCGCGCCTGGAGCACCCGATACCCTCTCAGCACCCGGCCACAGAGGGCGAGGATGGCGCTGTCGTCATCCACGACCAGAATCGTCCTCTTTTGCCGATGATCTCCTCTGTCGTTCCGATGGCGTCGTTTCACGCACCCTCCCACAAGACACCCATGGGCGCTGCTACTGCTCAGCCAGCACCTGTCTCGCGGCAGCCAGGGCCTCGGCCAGGTTTTCCGGACGGGAACCGCCCGCCTGGGCCAGTTCCGGTTTTCCGCCGCCGCTCCCCCCCACCAGGGGGGCCAGCTTCTTCACCAGATCGCCGGCCTTGACGGTTCCGCTCAGTTCCCTGGTCACCGCCACCAGCAGGTTGGCCTTGCCGCCGATTGCCGCCCCCAGCACGATCACCCCCTGGCCGATGCGCTCCTTGAGGGTGTCGGAGAGGTCGCGCAGCGCCTTCACATCCTCCACCCGCACCTCGGCCGCCAGCAGTTTGATGCCGCCAACCTCCTCCACACCGGAGAGCAGGTCTCCCGAGGCTGCCGCGTTGAGCTTACCCTGCAGCGACTCGATCTCGCGCTGCATCTCCCTCTGGCGGGCCAGGAGCTTCTCCAGTCGCTCAGGCAGGTTGCCCCCCTCGGCCTTCAGCAAGCCGGCCAGGGCCCGCTGCTCGTCCTCCATCTGGCGCACGAAGGAGAGCGCGCCGCCTCCGGTTTGTGCCTCGATACGGCGCACGCCGGCGGCTATGCCGGTCTCGGTAATGATCTTGAACAGCCCGATTTCGCCCGTGGCACGCACATGGGTTCCGCCGCACAGCTCCATGCTCACCTCACCGGCCCGCACGACGCGCACATTATCACCGTACTTCTCGTCGAAGAGCGCCGTGGCGCCGGCTTCGATGGCGCTGGCCATATCCATCTGGGTGATCACGACCGGCTGGTTGTCCATGACAAACCCGTTGACCAGTGTCTCGACCCTACGAATCTCCTCTGTGGTCATGGCGGTGAAGTGGATGAAGTCGAAGCGGAGCCGGTCAGGGGAGACCAGCGAACCGGCCTGTTTGACATGTTCTCCCAGCACCCTGCGCAAGGCGGCCTGAAGCAGGTGGGTGGCGGTGTGGTTGCGCGCCGTGGCGCTCCGCTCGGGACGCGAGACCCTGAGGTCGGCCCCGTCTCCCTTCCTGATGATGCCCTCCCTGACGGTTGCGTGGTGCACGATCAGGTCGCTGTAGGGGCGGCTGGCACCGCTCACCTCCAGGTGGCTGTTGCCGGTGGAGATGGAACCACAATCCCCTTTCTGGCCTCCCGACTCGCCGTAGAAGGGGGTCGATTCCGTTACCAACTCGATGGTCTCCCCCGCTGTTGCGCTCTCCACCTCCACGCCGTCACGGATGATCGCCAGAACCGGCGACAGGGCCGACAGCCCGTCATAGCCGACGAATTCTCCGCGGATGCCGCGGGAGTACAGTTCCTTGTAGACCCGGCCGATCCCCTCGGCACCGGATCCCTTCCAGTGTTCGCGGGCCTGTTCCCGCTGGCGCTCCATGCACTGCTCGAACCCGGCTTCGTCGATGGTGAATCCCTCGCTCTCCACGATGTCAGCGGTAAGGTCGATGGGAAAGCCGTAGGTGTCGTAGAGCCTGAAAAGCACATCCCCCGGAATGACCGTCGATCCGGCCGCGCGCATCCTGGCCACCTCGTCGTTGAGCATGGCCAGCCCGCGGTCCAGGGTCTCGGCGAAACGCTGCTCCTCGGCCAGGATGACCTTTTTGATGTATTCCTCGCGTTCCACGAGCTCCGGATAGGCAGCCCCCATCATGTCGCGCACAGCGTCCACCATGTGGCAGAGCATGGGGTCGGCGAGCCCCAGCATCTTGGCATGGCGGGCGGCGCGGCGCATGATGCGGCGCAGCACGTAGCCACGCCCCTCGTTGCTGGGCAGGGCACCGTCGCAGATCAGAAAGGTCACCGCCCGGGCGTGGTCGGCGATAACCCGCATGGAGACGTCGTCCCGCTCGTCCTTCCCGTATGTCTTGCCCGAAAGCCGCTCCACATGGCGGATGATCCCCTGGATCAGATCGGTGTCGTAGTTGCTGGTCACCCCCTGCATGACCGCCGAGATGCGCTCCAGCCCCATGCCGGTGTCCACCGACGGCTTGGGAAGCGGCGTCAGCACGCCGTCGGTCGAGCGGTCGAACTGCATGAAGACGTTGTTCCAGATCTCCATGTAGCGATCGCAGTCGCACCCCACGGTACAGTCGGGACTGCCGCAGCCGGCTGCCTCCCCCTGGTCGTAGAAGATCTCCGAGCAGGGGCCGCAGGGGCCGGTGTCGCCCATGGACCAGAAGTTGTCCTTCTCGCCGAAGCGGAAGATGCGTTCCAGCGGCACCCCCTCCTGCTGGTGCCAGATATCGGCGGCCTCCTGGTCGTCCGTGTAGACGGAGACGTAGAGGCGGTTTTTGTCCAGCTTCAGGTCCCGGGTCAGGAACTCCCAGGCAAAGGCGATGGCCTCTTTTTTGAAATAATCCCCAAAGGAGAAGTTCCCCAGCATCTCGAAGAAGGTATGGTGGCGTGCCGTGCGGCCGACGTTCTCCAGGTCGTTGTGCTTGCCGCCGGCCCGCACGCATTTCTGGGAGCTGCAGGCCCGTGTATAGTCACGTTTTTCCATGCCGAGGAAGCAATCCTTGAACTGGTTCATGCCGGCATTGGCGAACATGAGCGTGGGGTCGTTCTTGGGAATGATGCCCGAGCTGGGCACGATGGTATGCCCCCGCTCCGCGAAAAATGTCAAAAACCGTCTGCGAATCTCGCTGCCTGTCATCTGGTAGTCCTTACATTGCATGAAAGTAGTGGTACGGCTATGCGTTCCTCATGGCTCGCATGACCGTGGAAAAGCGGAAGCCGCGGCGTTGCAGAAATCCGGCCACGCGGCGTTTTTCGTGGTCGCCGGATGCCGCGAAGGTGAAAGCGGGAAACCGTTTGGCCAGCATCTGGCACGCCTGTTCATCCTCGTCATGATCAAGGCAGAGACGGGCCAGCTGCTCGTCAATCAGCTCTTCGGGCACCCCACGCCGGAGCATTTCCTGCCTCAGGCGCACGCCGACGTAGCGGCCCGAGGTCAGCGCCGACTCGGAGAAGCGTTCGGCAAAGCGGCGGTCGCTGAGCCACCCTTCCTCTTCCAGCCGCGAAACCACCTGCTCCAGATCCTCCTCCCGCAACTGCCTGGCACGAAGCTTCTGTTTCAAGGCGGCAACCGTGTAGTCGCGGCCGGCCAGGAGTCTCAGGGCGTACTGCCTCCCCTGTTCGGGAGAGGATGGGTCAGTATTTTTCGATCTCGATCTTGTCGTCAACTTTGACCGGCTCGGAAGCGTCATCTTCCCTGTGCTCGAAACCATCCCAGGAGGAATCGGAAGTGGACGAGATGCCGGAGATCTTGAGGGCAAAGTCATCCGGGTTGGAGCACTGCCTCAAGGCCTCTTCGTAGGTGATCATCTTGGAGCTGAACAGCTTCATCAGCGACTGGTCGAAGGTCTGCATGCCGTAGGAGATGAAACCCTGGGCGATGGCGTCTCCCAGCTGCTTGGTCTTGTCCTTGTCGTCGATGCATTCCCGCACGCGGGCGGTTCCCAGCAGGATCTCCACCGCCGGCACGCGTCCCTTGCCGTCGGCCCGGGGCACCAGGCGCTGGGAGATAACCCCCTTGATGACCCCGGCCAGTTGCATGCGAACCTGGCGCTGGTGGTAGGGGGGGAACACACTGATGATGCGGTTGACCGTCTCGGCGGCATCCAGGGTGTGCAGGGTGGACATGACCAGGTGGCCGGTCTCGGCCGCGGTCAGGGCGGTCTCGATGGTCTCGTAGTCGCGCATCTCGCCCACCAGGATCACGTCCGGGTCCTGACGCAGTGCACCCTTGAGCGCTCCGGAAAAGGTTGGGGTATCCGTACCCACCTCACGCTGACTGATGATGCTCTTGTTGTCTCGGTGCAGGAACTCCACCGGGTCTTCGATGGTGATGATGTTGCAGGTGCGGCTCTGGTTGATGGTATCGATCATGGCCGCCAGGGTACTGGACTTGCCCGAACCGGTGGTGCCGGTAACCAAGATCAGGCCGCGTTCCTCCATGCACATCTTTTTGATCACCGGCGGCAGGTTGAGACCATCCAAGGTGGGGATGGCGAAGGAGATGGCGCGAAAGACCATGGCAACGGTGCCGCGCTGGCGGTACACGCTGACCCTGAAGCGTCCCAGGCCGGGCACGGCATAGGCCAGGTCCACCTCGGAACTTTCCTCGAAGATGCGCCGCTGGCGGTCGTTCATCATGGACTGGGCCATGTTTCCCACGATATCGGGTGCCAGCCGGGGGGCATTGGGGATGGGGTGCAGCCTGCCGTCGATGCGCACGATGGGGGGCAGGCCGGTCTTGATGTGAATGTCGGAACCCTTGGCCTTGACGGCAATGGTGAGAATCTCGTTCAGATTCATGGCAAAGCTCCCCCTACTCGTTGGTAACGGCCGGCCCCCTGAGCAGGTCCATCAGTTTTCCCTCGATATCCGCCAGCACCTCGGGATGCTCGGTCAGAAAGGTGCGTGAGTTCTCCCGTCCCTGGCCGATACGCTCCTTGCCGTAGGAGTACCAGGCGCCGCTCTTCTCGACGATCCCCTTGTCCACCGCCAGGTCAAGCACATCGCCGGTGCGGGAGATACCCTCGCCGTAGAGGATGTCGAACTCAACTTCCCTGAAGGGGGGCGCCACCTTGTTCTTGACCACCTTGACCTTGGTGCGGGAGCCGATCACCGCGTCCCCCTGCTTGAGGGTGGCGATCTTGCGGATGTCCATGCGCACCGAGGCGTAGAACTTGAGGGCGTTGCCGCCGGTGGTGGTCTCGGGGTTGCCGAACATGACACCGATCTTCATGCGGATCTGGTTGATGAAGATCACGCAGCAGTTGGACTTGGAGATGATGCCGGTCAGCTTGCGCAGGGCCTGGGACATGAGCCGAGCCTGCAGTCCCATGTGGGAGTCGCCCATGTCCCCCTCGATCTCGGCCTTGGGCACCAGCGCTGCCACGGAGTCGATCACCAGCACGTCGATGGCGCCGCTGCGCACCAGGGTTTCGGCGATCTCCAGGGCCTGTTCGCCGGTATCCGGCTGGGAAACCAGCAGGTCATCGGTCTTGACCCCCAATTTGCGGGCATAGCCGATGTCCAGGGCATGCTCGGCATCAACAAAAGCAGCGATGCCCCCCTGCTTCATGGCCTCGGCAACGATGTGCAGCGCCAGGGTGGTCTTGCCGGAGGATTCCGGGCCGTAGATCTCCACGATCCTCCCCCGGGGAACACCGCCAACTCCCAATGCCATGTCAAGGGAGATGGAACCGGTGGAGATGGCCTCAACGCCGGGCAGAGCCTCGTCGTTTCCCAGGCGCATGACGGCACCCTTTCCGAACTGCTTCTCGATCTGGCTGAGCGCCAGATCTATGGCCCTGTTTTTTTCCGGGGAGCTGGTTTTATCCGACATGGCGTGGGTCTCCTGGCTGGGTTTGTGCGTTCAATATAATGCTCTTAAGTAGCATACATGCGGCTTTAGCCGCAAGCGATTATCCGACTGGGCTTTATCCCCCATCGTCCTCCCCCCCAAACATCAAGGGCGCGTTACCGTGCGGTTTAACCGTCGGCAACGCGCCCTTGAAGGGTGGTATGTACCTGTGTCTAGATTCCCGCCATCACCCAGTGGAAGATATTGGGCAGCAGCATGAACAGTGCCAGGGCCAGGGTACCCAGGAGCGCTCCGCCCCAGGTCCAGCAGAGGCAGGTGGCGTTGGCTGGCTGCTCCACGGTTTCGGCGTCGGAGCGGAACATCCGCAGCACCACGCCCAGGTAGAAGAAGGTGCCGATGTAGCTGGCAACGAAGGCCAGGACGGCGGCGGTCAGGTGACCGGAGGCGATGACGGTCTTGAAGACGAAGAACTTGGCCAGGAAGCCTGGCAGCGGCGGGATGCCGGCCAGGGAGAGTACGCACAGGGAAAGCAGGATGGCGGCCACCGGCTTCTTCCTGAAGATGCCGTTCAGGTTGTCCAGGTTGTCGTCCTCGCCGCTCAAGATGCTGAAGCAGGCGCAGGCGGTGATGGTGGTGACGGCGTAGACGGCCACGTAGTACAGAAGCGCCTCGGTTCTGGCTCCGGTGTTGTCAACCAGGGCGAACATCATGTAGCCGGCGTGGGAGATGGAGGAGTAGGCCAGCATCTTCTTGAAGGCGGTCTGGTGGATGGCGGTGATGTTGCCGTAGAACATGGAGAGCATGGAGAGGAGCGCAATCACGGTGACCGCTTCCGGGTTGAGTACGGCGTTGCCCAGGATGCGCACCAGGCCCAGCACCACGGCGGCCTTGACGATGGAGGCCAGGAAAGCCGTTACCGGCAGACGGGCGCTGGAGTAGGCGTCGGGTGCCCAGCCGTGGAAGGGGAACACGGAGGCTTTCAGGAAGAAGCCAGAGAGGATCATGACGCTGGCGGCCAGGTTCTGCACGCCGCCGGTGGCGACGGCTGCGGTGAAGGAACTGATGTTCAGGTTGCCGGTAGAGCCGTACACCAAGGAGAGTCCGAACAGGACCAGTGCCGTGGCCACGGAGGAGAGCAGGAGATACTTGATGGAGCCTTCGGAGGCGGTTGATTTACCGTTGTTCAGGACCATCAGGGCGAAGCCGGGGAGCGAGAGGATCTCGATGCCCATGAAGAGCGAGATGAAGCCGGCGCTGTCCAGGATGATCATGGCGCCCAGAAGCGATGAGGCGATGAGGATCCAGTATTTGTGCCCCGCTTCGCTGGAGAGGGAGTAGACCCCCAGGATGGCGCCGCAGCTTACGATGATCAGGCGGCCGATCTCGGAGAAGCGGTCGATGCGGATCTCATTCATGACGATGTCGGCAGTGTACCCGGTTTGAAGCTGCATGACCAGGACGCCGGCGCCGGCCAGGAGCGAGGCGATGAACAGGGCGCTGCCGGCACGCTTGTCAACGCTGAGTATCTCCAGCAGCATGAGGACCAGGATCAGGCCCAAGAGGATGTGTTCCGGCAGAAGGCCGTACAGAAGATCAGTGGCCATTGGCGCCTCCCTTGACAGATGGTGTGGGCGCCGCGGGTGACGCCGCCGGTTGTGCCGCCGCCGGTTGGATCTGGGCGTTTGCCGGCTGGGTGCCAAGCGCGCTTACCGCGGTGGTTACCTTGTTCATGATCGGCATGGGGTTGACGCCGATCCAGATGATCATGACAAGCAGCGGGATGAAGCCGATCCCTTCCATGAGGCTCATGTCCTTGACCCCTACCCCCTCTTTGGTCTGACCGTAGAGGATGGCCCGGCCGAAGCGCAGCATGTAGGTTGCGCCAAGCACCATGCCGGTGGAGGCCAGAAGCACGCTGGTGAGCATGGTGGCTCCGGCGTTGGCCTGGAAGGCGGCGATGCCCTGCTGGAAGGCGCCGAACAGGATCAGGAATTCGGAGGTGAAGCCGCTGGTCAAGGGCAGCGCGACGGAGG
Protein-coding regions in this window:
- the argB gene encoding acetylglutamate kinase, which gives rise to MEKLIEKANNLMEALPYIRRFAGKTFVIKYGGHAMSDEKLKESFALDVIMLRSLGINAVIVHGGGPQINQTLKRYGIVSQFVKGMRVTDSETMAVVEMVLVGQVNKEVVGYLNQHGGRAVGLSGKDGTLLLSKKLLQDVVGDDGTTEQVDMGYVGDVVKVNTDLLKALENGNYLPVIAPVGVGPQGESYNINADLVAGRVAAALNAEKLILLTDIEGVKDKAGQLLSSIAVADMHRLIREEAITGGMIPKVVCCADALEEGVKKAHIIDGRVEHAVLLEIFTDVGIGTEIQK
- a CDS encoding type IV pilus twitching motility protein PilT, which translates into the protein MNLNEILTIAVKAKGSDIHIKTGLPPIVRIDGRLHPIPNAPRLAPDIVGNMAQSMMNDRQRRIFEESSEVDLAYAVPGLGRFRVSVYRQRGTVAMVFRAISFAIPTLDGLNLPPVIKKMCMEERGLILVTGTTGSGKSSTLAAMIDTINQSRTCNIITIEDPVEFLHRDNKSIISQREVGTDTPTFSGALKGALRQDPDVILVGEMRDYETIETALTAAETGHLVMSTLHTLDAAETVNRIISVFPPYHQRQVRMQLAGVIKGVISQRLVPRADGKGRVPAVEILLGTARVRECIDDKDKTKQLGDAIAQGFISYGMQTFDQSLMKLFSSKMITYEEALRQCSNPDDFALKISGISSTSDSSWDGFEHREDDASEPVKVDDKIEIEKY
- a CDS encoding NADH-quinone oxidoreductase subunit N codes for the protein MATDLLYGLLPEHILLGLILVLMLLEILSVDKRAGSALFIASLLAGAGVLVMQLQTGYTADIVMNEIRIDRFSEIGRLIIVSCGAILGVYSLSSEAGHKYWILIASSLLGAMIILDSAGFISLFMGIEILSLPGFALMVLNNGKSTASEGSIKYLLLSSVATALVLFGLSLVYGSTGNLNISSFTAAVATGGVQNLAASVMILSGFFLKASVFPFHGWAPDAYSSARLPVTAFLASIVKAAVVLGLVRILGNAVLNPEAVTVIALLSMLSMFYGNITAIHQTAFKKMLAYSSISHAGYMMFALVDNTGARTEALLYYVAVYAVTTITACACFSILSGEDDNLDNLNGIFRKKPVAAILLSLCVLSLAGIPPLPGFLAKFFVFKTVIASGHLTAAVLAFVASYIGTFFYLGVVLRMFRSDAETVEQPANATCLCWTWGGALLGTLALALFMLLPNIFHWVMAGI
- a CDS encoding acetylornithine transaminase, with translation MNSEQWIEKSDRYIMKNYGRFPLVPLRGEGCRLWDADGREYLDFLGGIAVNNLGHCPPKVVEALRRQAGEMIHCSNLYQIPRQIELAELLCQNSFADKAFFCNSGAEANEAAIKLARKYSRDNFGPERFAIITATDSFHGRTMATVSATGQEKVQRFFDPLLHGFSHVPFNDPAALEAAITPATCAIMLEPIQGESGVNIPSSDYFREVRRICDEYNLLLIFDEVQVGMGRTGRLFAYENFDCTPDIMTLAKALAGGAPIGAMLAKDEIAASFTPGTHGSTFGGNPLVCAAAVATLRVMLDEDILARTRETGAYLMAELEKLAQTYPFAGPVRGIGLMVGMPLSIPAGDIVRKGHERGVLLNAVHDTVLRFVPPLIVTKQEVDQMIFILDGILAEVEA
- the recA gene encoding recombinase RecA, with amino-acid sequence MSDKTSSPEKNRAIDLALSQIEKQFGKGAVMRLGNDEALPGVEAISTGSISLDMALGVGGVPRGRIVEIYGPESSGKTTLALHIVAEAMKQGGIAAFVDAEHALDIGYARKLGVKTDDLLVSQPDTGEQALEIAETLVRSGAIDVLVIDSVAALVPKAEIEGDMGDSHMGLQARLMSQALRKLTGIISKSNCCVIFINQIRMKIGVMFGNPETTTGGNALKFYASVRMDIRKIATLKQGDAVIGSRTKVKVVKNKVAPPFREVEFDILYGEGISRTGDVLDLAVDKGIVEKSGAWYSYGKERIGQGRENSRTFLTEHPEVLADIEGKLMDLLRGPAVTNE
- a CDS encoding regulatory protein RecX, translating into MTTRSRSKNTDPSSPEQGRQYALRLLAGRDYTVAALKQKLRARQLREEDLEQVVSRLEEEGWLSDRRFAERFSESALTSGRYVGVRLRQEMLRRGVPEELIDEQLARLCLDHDEDEQACQMLAKRFPAFTFAASGDHEKRRVAGFLQRRGFRFSTVMRAMRNA
- the alaS gene encoding alanine--tRNA ligase, with protein sequence MTGSEIRRRFLTFFAERGHTIVPSSGIIPKNDPTLMFANAGMNQFKDCFLGMEKRDYTRACSSQKCVRAGGKHNDLENVGRTARHHTFFEMLGNFSFGDYFKKEAIAFAWEFLTRDLKLDKNRLYVSVYTDDQEAADIWHQQEGVPLERIFRFGEKDNFWSMGDTGPCGPCSEIFYDQGEAAGCGSPDCTVGCDCDRYMEIWNNVFMQFDRSTDGVLTPLPKPSVDTGMGLERISAVMQGVTSNYDTDLIQGIIRHVERLSGKTYGKDERDDVSMRVIADHARAVTFLICDGALPSNEGRGYVLRRIMRRAARHAKMLGLADPMLCHMVDAVRDMMGAAYPELVEREEYIKKVILAEEQRFAETLDRGLAMLNDEVARMRAAGSTVIPGDVLFRLYDTYGFPIDLTADIVESEGFTIDEAGFEQCMERQREQAREHWKGSGAEGIGRVYKELYSRGIRGEFVGYDGLSALSPVLAIIRDGVEVESATAGETIELVTESTPFYGESGGQKGDCGSISTGNSHLEVSGASRPYSDLIVHHATVREGIIRKGDGADLRVSRPERSATARNHTATHLLQAALRRVLGEHVKQAGSLVSPDRLRFDFIHFTAMTTEEIRRVETLVNGFVMDNQPVVITQMDMASAIEAGATALFDEKYGDNVRVVRAGEVSMELCGGTHVRATGEIGLFKIITETGIAAGVRRIEAQTGGGALSFVRQMEDEQRALAGLLKAEGGNLPERLEKLLARQREMQREIESLQGKLNAAASGDLLSGVEEVGGIKLLAAEVRVEDVKALRDLSDTLKERIGQGVIVLGAAIGGKANLLVAVTRELSGTVKAGDLVKKLAPLVGGSGGGKPELAQAGGSRPENLAEALAAARQVLAEQ
- a CDS encoding hybrid sensor histidine kinase/response regulator; protein product: MKRRHRNDRGDHRQKRTILVVDDDSAILALCGRVLRGYRVLQARNCTEALKMFENEAVDLVLTDAKIPGECGIDLLRRIKGLQPDALVIIMSACADQETVLRSLREGVDDFICKQFIQLQLRESIEKVLFRKILRAEAADKKRLECLRSGFLSLISHKLRTPITNISLILEYLDQSVCGSGANGCRQAIATAGEEASYLGRLVDELLLFSQVMGGEEVRPEKVDLVSLVANALQESPESQAKPGVETFFEPSTLESLNLDLRKIAFALQQVIDNAYKFSPEPGRVSVALCQGNGEIKIVVVDSGSGIPREEQEKVFDKFYQVDPDGTGQVRGLGLGLFYAREYVLLHGGAITLESEPGSGTTVTIVLPLQ